One bacterium genomic window carries:
- a CDS encoding glucose-6-phosphate isomerase (catalyzes the formation of D-fructose 6-phosphate from D-glucose 6-phosphate), giving the protein MSLNIQVSYALSKKLAGHGISNEMLKPALERTTKAVEHVRSERAAGKLPYLDLPEDGKTKAACRELAEKFSGYENFLLAGIGGSSLGPLAIFQALGHPLHNLLSGAKRKGAPRFFALDNIDPVQADALFSFCKPEKTVYNVISKSGATAETAAATLLIFEQLQKKLGGNWKKNVVCTTDPTTGDLRKLCNAEGLQTLPLHSGVGGRFSVLTPVGLFPSYCLGYDVDAMLAGAAEMRERCFDTDPHRNPATQLAALLYLLDTTQHKKMHVMMAYANGLYGLADWFRQLWAESLGKELDVEGRVVNVGPTPLKAMGATDQHSQVQLYIEGPHDKVFLFLEAKKFGKRVKLPELYPQVSSLNYLGGQSLNKLMAAEFAATREALAQRGRPSITMTFPEVDAHAVGEFFMLWEMTTSLAGALYRINPYDQPGVELGKVLTYGLMGRAGFEDKVKGMKV; this is encoded by the coding sequence ATGTCGCTGAACATTCAAGTCAGTTACGCCCTATCGAAAAAGCTCGCGGGCCACGGGATCTCGAACGAGATGCTGAAGCCTGCTTTGGAGCGCACGACGAAGGCCGTCGAGCATGTACGGAGTGAACGCGCGGCGGGTAAGCTGCCCTATCTGGATTTGCCGGAAGACGGCAAGACGAAAGCGGCGTGCCGTGAGCTGGCCGAGAAATTCAGCGGCTACGAGAATTTCCTGCTCGCAGGAATCGGCGGCAGCTCGCTCGGACCGTTAGCGATCTTTCAGGCACTGGGACATCCGCTGCACAATCTGCTGAGCGGTGCGAAGCGCAAAGGCGCCCCGCGCTTTTTCGCGCTGGACAATATTGATCCCGTGCAGGCGGATGCTTTGTTCTCGTTCTGCAAGCCGGAAAAGACCGTTTACAACGTGATTTCGAAGAGCGGCGCCACGGCGGAAACGGCGGCGGCGACGCTGCTGATCTTCGAGCAGCTGCAGAAGAAATTGGGCGGCAACTGGAAGAAGAACGTCGTCTGCACGACCGATCCGACTACGGGGGATTTGCGCAAGCTGTGCAACGCGGAAGGCTTGCAGACATTACCGCTGCATTCGGGTGTGGGCGGCCGGTTCTCGGTGCTGACGCCGGTGGGCCTGTTCCCGTCTTATTGTCTGGGTTATGACGTGGATGCAATGCTGGCGGGCGCGGCGGAGATGCGCGAGCGCTGCTTCGACACGGACCCGCACCGCAATCCGGCGACCCAACTGGCCGCGCTGCTCTATCTGCTGGACACGACGCAGCACAAGAAGATGCACGTCATGATGGCCTACGCCAACGGACTCTATGGTCTGGCCGATTGGTTCCGACAGTTGTGGGCCGAATCGCTGGGCAAGGAGCTTGATGTGGAAGGTCGCGTGGTGAACGTCGGTCCGACGCCGCTGAAGGCCATGGGCGCGACCGATCAGCATTCGCAGGTGCAGCTCTATATCGAGGGGCCGCACGACAAGGTCTTCCTGTTCCTTGAAGCGAAAAAATTTGGCAAGCGTGTGAAGCTGCCGGAACTCTACCCGCAGGTATCCTCGCTGAACTATCTCGGCGGACAGTCGCTGAACAAGCTGATGGCGGCGGAGTTTGCGGCCACGCGCGAAGCCCTGGCCCAGCGCGGTCGTCCGTCCATCACGATGACCTTCCCTGAAGTGGATGCGCACGCGGTCGGCGAGTTCTTCATGCTGTGGGAAATGACCACATCGCTCGCCGGTGCGCTCTACCGCATCAACCCCTACGACCAACCGGGCGTAGAATTAGGCAAAGTCCTAACCTACGGACTGATGGGCCGCGCAGGCTTTGAAGACAAGGTGAAGGGGATGAAGGTATAA
- a CDS encoding glutathione peroxidase, which produces MGILAPIVFALLFSTSVASELYSIPFQTNSGDTTSLAAYKGQVVMVVNTASECGHTPQYANLEKLYEQYKSRGFVVLAFPSNDFGAQEPGSDAQIQQFCATNFGVTFPLMKKIPVLGEHKHPLYKHLVQQSEAQAEVEWNFTKFLIDRNGKVAARIHYRTLPDAPEVVAQIESLLEAKPSE; this is translated from the coding sequence ATGGGAATACTTGCCCCGATAGTTTTTGCACTTCTCTTTTCTACGTCCGTGGCTTCCGAACTCTACTCCATCCCCTTCCAAACCAACTCCGGCGACACGACGTCACTCGCGGCCTACAAAGGCCAAGTAGTGATGGTTGTGAATACCGCCAGCGAGTGCGGACATACGCCGCAGTATGCAAACCTTGAGAAGCTGTACGAGCAGTACAAGTCGCGCGGGTTTGTGGTGCTTGCGTTTCCGTCGAACGATTTCGGTGCGCAAGAACCCGGATCGGATGCACAGATTCAACAATTTTGCGCCACGAACTTCGGCGTGACCTTCCCGCTGATGAAAAAGATACCGGTGCTGGGCGAGCACAAGCATCCGCTCTACAAACATCTGGTCCAGCAGAGCGAAGCACAGGCCGAGGTTGAATGGAACTTCACAAAGTTTCTGATTGACCGCAACGGCAAGGTTGCGGCACGGATTCACTACCGCACGCTCCCGGACGCGCCGGAGGTGGTCGCGCAGATTGAATCACTTCTGGAGGCGAAACCTTCGGAATGA